In Vigna radiata var. radiata cultivar VC1973A chromosome 3, Vradiata_ver6, whole genome shotgun sequence, the following proteins share a genomic window:
- the LOC106756747 gene encoding N-terminal acetyltransferase B complex catalytic subunit NAA20 has protein sequence MTTIRRFCCNDLLRFASVNLDHLTETFNMSFYMTYLARWPDYFHVAEGPGNQIMGYIMGKVEGQGESWHGHVTAVTVAPEYRRQQLAKKLMNLLEDISDNIDKAYFVDLFVRASNAPAIKMYDKLGYVIYRRVLRYYSGEEDGLDMRKALSRDVEKKSIIPLKRPVTPDELEYD, from the exons ATGACGACGATACGCAGATTCTGCTGCAACGATCTTCTTCGCTTTGCCTCCGTCAATCTTGACCATCTCACGGAAACA TTCAACATGTCCTTCTACATGACCTATCTTGCAAGATGGCCAGACTATTTTCATGTTGCTGAAGGTCCTGGAAATCAAATCATGGGTTACA TTATGGGTAAAGTAGAGGGGCAAGGAGAGTCTTGGCATGGTCATGTAACTGCAGTAACAGTTGCTCCAGAGTATCGCAGGCAGCAGTTAGCCAAAAAACTTATGAATCTGCTGGAAGACATTAGTGACAATAT TGACAAGGCTTACTTTGTTGATCTCTTTGTGAGAGCATCAAATGCGCCAGCCATCAAGATGTATGATAAG CTTGGTTATGTGATTTATCGGCGCGTGCTACGGTACTATTCTGGGGAAGAAGATGGTTTAG ATATGAGGAAGGCTTTGTCTCGTGATGTTGAAAAGAAGTCCATTATCCCTCTTAAACGGCCAGTGACTCCTGATGAATTGGAGTATGACTAA